One Pseudomonas sp. AN-1 genomic region harbors:
- the pbpC gene encoding peptidoglycan glycosyltransferase PbpC (penicillin-binding protein 1C): protein MLALLLGGLWLADRLFPLPLPADDQARVVLAEDGTPLWRFADRDGVWRYPVRPEQVSPYYLEALLTYEDRWFRQHPGINPVALARAAWQNLAGGRVVSGGSTLSMQVARLLEPHGRDLPGKARQLWRTLQLEWHLSKDEILALYLDRAPFGGTLQGVAAASWSYLGKPPSQLTRAEAALLAVLPQAPSRLRPDRHPERARAARDKVLRRLGAFAVWPAQQVGEALEEPIFLAPRREPSLAPLLARRLNRPGSPPLIRTTLDAGLQLRLEDLLLGWRARLPERTSAAILVVEHPGMAVRAYLGSVDVGDDARFGHVDMVRALRSPGSTLKPFLYGLALDAGLIHSESLLQDVPRHYGDYRPGNFAAGFSGAVAASEALATSLNLPAVQLLEAYGPRRFAGELRAAGLPIHLPALAEPSLALILGGGGTRLESLVAGYSAFARGGLAARPRLRPEEALRERRLLSPGAAWIVRRILAGQARPEGESQGGTDPRSSLAWKTGTSYGFRDAWALGVGPRHLIGVWIGRPDGTPVPGQFGLASAAPLLHQVHALLVERDRQRGIAAPAQVRPPEVGVAAVCWPLGQPMARDDANCRRQRFAWTLDGTVPPTLPAADQPLGSGLLETFWVNARGRRVAPGCPGAEARQLALWPAPLEPWLPRRERRAARLPAADADCPPPADLPAAPLSIVGVREGERLRRPPGSGEPLRLSLSTLGGSGQRWWFVDGRPVGEAGADASFSHAFAPGRHQLGVLDESGRTARLEFVVEP, encoded by the coding sequence ATGCTTGCGCTGCTGCTGGGCGGCCTCTGGCTGGCCGACCGGCTGTTCCCGCTGCCGCTGCCCGCGGACGACCAGGCCCGGGTGGTGCTGGCCGAGGATGGCACGCCGCTGTGGCGCTTCGCCGACCGCGATGGCGTCTGGCGCTATCCGGTGCGTCCCGAGCAGGTTTCGCCCTACTACCTGGAGGCACTGCTGACCTACGAGGACCGCTGGTTCCGCCAGCATCCGGGCATCAACCCGGTGGCCCTGGCCCGCGCCGCCTGGCAGAACCTAGCCGGCGGACGGGTGGTGTCCGGCGGCAGCACCCTGTCGATGCAGGTGGCGCGCCTGCTCGAGCCGCACGGCCGCGATCTGCCGGGCAAGGCCCGCCAGCTGTGGCGAACCCTGCAGCTGGAGTGGCACCTTTCGAAGGACGAGATCCTCGCCCTCTATCTCGATCGCGCGCCCTTCGGCGGTACCCTGCAGGGGGTGGCGGCGGCCAGCTGGAGCTACCTGGGCAAGCCGCCGAGCCAGCTGACCCGCGCCGAGGCAGCGCTGCTCGCGGTGCTGCCGCAGGCGCCCAGCCGGCTGCGCCCGGACCGCCATCCCGAGCGCGCCCGGGCCGCGCGCGACAAGGTGCTGCGCCGGCTGGGCGCGTTCGCGGTATGGCCGGCGCAACAGGTCGGCGAGGCCCTCGAGGAGCCGATCTTCCTCGCCCCGCGCCGCGAGCCGAGCCTGGCGCCGCTGCTGGCGCGGCGCCTGAACCGTCCGGGCAGCCCGCCGCTGATCCGCACCACCCTCGACGCCGGCCTGCAGCTGCGCCTGGAGGACCTGCTGCTGGGCTGGCGGGCGCGTCTGCCGGAGCGCACCTCGGCGGCCATCCTGGTGGTCGAGCATCCGGGCATGGCGGTGCGCGCCTATCTCGGTTCAGTGGATGTCGGCGACGATGCGCGCTTCGGCCATGTCGACATGGTGCGGGCGCTGCGCTCGCCCGGCTCGACCCTCAAGCCGTTCCTCTACGGCCTGGCCCTGGATGCCGGGCTGATCCACTCCGAGTCGCTGCTGCAGGACGTGCCGCGCCACTACGGCGACTATCGGCCGGGCAACTTCGCCGCCGGTTTCAGCGGTGCGGTCGCCGCCAGCGAGGCGCTGGCCACCTCGCTCAACCTGCCGGCGGTGCAGTTGCTGGAGGCCTACGGTCCCCGGCGCTTCGCCGGCGAGCTGCGCGCGGCCGGCCTGCCGATCCACCTGCCGGCGCTGGCCGAGCCCAGTCTGGCGCTGATCCTCGGTGGCGGCGGCACCCGCCTGGAGTCGCTGGTCGCCGGTTACAGCGCCTTCGCCCGCGGCGGTCTGGCGGCGCGCCCGCGCCTGCGCCCGGAGGAGGCGCTGCGCGAGCGGCGCCTGCTGTCGCCCGGTGCGGCCTGGATCGTGCGGCGCATCCTCGCCGGCCAGGCGCGCCCGGAGGGCGAGTCGCAGGGAGGCACGGATCCGCGGAGCAGCCTGGCCTGGAAGACCGGTACCAGCTACGGCTTCCGCGATGCCTGGGCGCTGGGCGTCGGCCCGCGCCACCTGATCGGCGTGTGGATCGGCCGGCCCGACGGCACTCCGGTGCCCGGCCAGTTCGGCCTGGCCTCGGCAGCGCCGCTGCTGCACCAGGTGCACGCGCTGCTGGTCGAACGCGACCGCCAGCGCGGCATCGCGGCACCGGCGCAGGTGCGCCCGCCGGAAGTCGGCGTGGCCGCGGTCTGCTGGCCGCTCGGCCAGCCCATGGCCCGCGACGATGCCAACTGTCGGCGCCAGCGTTTCGCCTGGACCCTCGACGGCACCGTGCCGCCGACCCTGCCGGCGGCGGACCAGCCGCTGGGCAGCGGGCTGCTGGAAACCTTCTGGGTGAATGCCCGCGGCCGCCGCGTGGCGCCCGGCTGCCCGGGCGCCGAGGCCCGCCAGCTGGCGCTCTGGCCGGCGCCGCTGGAGCCCTGGCTGCCGCGCCGCGAGCGGCGCGCCGCGCGCCTGCCGGCGGCGGATGCCGACTGCCCGCCTCCGGCCGATCTGCCGGCGGCGCCGCTGAGCATCGTTGGCGTGCGCGAAGGGGAGCGGCTGCGCCGCCCGCCGGGCAGCGGCGAGCCGCTGCGCCTGAGCCTGTCGACGCTGGGCGGCAGCGGGCAGCGCTGGTGGTTCGTCGACGGCCGCCCGGTGGGCGAGGCCGGCGCCGACGCCTCCTTCAGCCACGCCTTCGCGCCTGGTCGGCACCAGCTCGGCGTGCTGGACGAGAGCGGGCGGACCGCGCGGCTGGAGTTCGTCGTGGAGCCCTGA
- a CDS encoding DMT family transporter, with product MSLPSWFLLALPLLSGAMMPVQAGVNGQLAQRIDSVLTASLISFVVGSLALLFITAAQRELPSGIAPFRGLSWWHWTGGLLGVLFVVSAAFAAPRIGALLFMSLILAGQLSAALLLDHFGWAGFPQSSMTLGKVAGLLLIVAGVWLIRRG from the coding sequence ATGTCGTTGCCCAGCTGGTTCCTGCTCGCCCTGCCCCTGCTCTCCGGCGCCATGATGCCCGTGCAGGCCGGCGTCAACGGCCAGTTGGCGCAACGCATCGACAGCGTGCTGACCGCCTCGCTGATCTCCTTCGTGGTCGGCAGCCTGGCGCTGCTGTTCATCACCGCCGCCCAGCGCGAGCTGCCCAGCGGCATCGCGCCGTTCCGCGGGCTGAGCTGGTGGCACTGGACCGGCGGCCTGCTCGGCGTGCTGTTCGTGGTCAGCGCCGCCTTCGCCGCGCCGCGCATCGGCGCCCTGCTGTTCATGTCGCTGATCCTCGCCGGCCAGCTCAGCGCCGCGCTGCTGCTCGACCACTTCGGCTGGGCCGGCTTCCCGCAGTCCTCGATGACCCTCGGCAAGGTCGCCGGACTGCTGCTGATCGTCGCCGGGGTGTGGCTGATCCGCCGCGGCTGA
- the fdnG gene encoding formate dehydrogenase-N subunit alpha, with protein sequence MDMNRRQFFKVCGVGLGASSLAALGMAPPAAYAETIRHFKLTSTRETRNTCPYCSVGCGLIMYSRGDGGKNVVQEIIHIEGDADHPVNRGTLCPKGAGLLDFVHSPNRLRYPEVREAGSNEWRRIGWDEALERIARLMKDDRDANFVAKNAAGQTVNRWLSTGFLAASASSNEAGYITHKVVRSLGMLAFDNQARVUHGPTVAGLAPTFGRGAMTNHWSDIKNADLVLIMGGNAAEAHPCGFKWVTEAKAHNKARLIVVDPRFNRSASVADLYAPIRTGTDIAFLGGLINYLISNDKIQHEYVRNYTDVSFVVKEGFGFADGLFNGYDADRRSYPDKSTWGYEIGADGYAVVDPTLSHPRCVYNLLRQHYSRYTPELVSRICGTPQDTMLKVWEAIAETSAPGKAMTIMYALGWTQHTVGSQMIRTGAMVQLLLGNIGMPGGGMNALRGHSNIQGLTDLGLLSNLLPGYLTLAGDAEQDYPAYIAKRTQKPLRPGQLSYWQNYEKFHVSLMKAWFGKSATAENDWAYDWLPKLDVPGYDVLKVFDMMFQGQVNGYFCQGFNPIAAFPNKAKVGAALARLKYLVIMDPLVTDTSEFWRNAGEFNDVDTASIQTTVFRLPTTCFAEEDGSLVNSGRWLQWHWKAAEPPGEARTDIAIMAGLFHRLRALYTTEGGAFPEPILGLDWPYLRPDEPGPDELAREFSGKALADVVDPASGAVLARAGEQLAGFAQLRADGSTASGCWIFSGSWTQAGNQMARRDNADPYGMGQTLGWAWAWPANRRILYNRASAAPSGQPWDPVKKRLVWWNGKSWGGTDVPDFKADSAPEEGMNPFIMNPEGVARLFAVDKMAEGPFPEHYEPFETPIGRNPLHDNAQAVSNPAARVFKNDLELFGKAEEFPYAATTYRLTEHFHYWTKHCRLAAITQPEQFVEIGETLAKELGIKAGDRVRVSSNRGYIKAVAVVTKRLRPLTVDGRTVHHVGIPIHWGFTGVAKNGFITNTLTPFVGDGNTQTPEFKSFLVNVEKV encoded by the coding sequence ATGGACATGAACCGTCGGCAATTCTTCAAGGTCTGCGGTGTCGGCCTCGGCGCCTCGAGCCTGGCGGCTCTGGGCATGGCGCCACCTGCGGCCTACGCCGAGACGATCCGCCACTTCAAGCTGACCAGCACCCGCGAGACGCGCAACACCTGCCCGTACTGCTCGGTGGGCTGCGGCCTGATCATGTACAGCCGCGGCGACGGCGGCAAGAACGTCGTCCAGGAGATCATCCACATCGAGGGCGACGCCGACCACCCGGTCAACCGCGGCACCCTGTGCCCGAAGGGCGCGGGGCTGCTCGACTTCGTGCACAGCCCCAACCGCCTCAGGTACCCCGAGGTGCGCGAGGCCGGCAGCAACGAGTGGCGGCGGATCGGCTGGGACGAGGCGCTGGAGCGCATCGCCCGGCTGATGAAGGATGACCGCGACGCCAACTTCGTCGCGAAGAACGCCGCCGGGCAGACGGTCAACCGCTGGCTGAGCACCGGCTTCCTGGCCGCCTCGGCGTCCTCCAACGAGGCGGGCTACATCACCCACAAGGTGGTGCGTTCGCTGGGCATGCTGGCGTTCGACAACCAGGCGCGTGTCTGACACGGCCCGACGGTGGCAGGTCTTGCCCCGACGTTTGGCCGTGGCGCCATGACCAACCACTGGTCCGACATCAAGAATGCGGACCTGGTGCTGATCATGGGCGGCAACGCTGCCGAAGCCCACCCCTGCGGCTTCAAGTGGGTGACCGAGGCGAAGGCGCACAACAAGGCGCGCCTGATCGTGGTCGACCCGCGCTTCAACCGCTCCGCCTCGGTGGCCGACCTGTACGCGCCGATCCGCACCGGCACGGACATCGCCTTCCTCGGCGGGCTGATCAACTACCTGATCAGCAACGACAAGATCCAGCACGAGTACGTGCGCAACTACACCGACGTGTCCTTCGTGGTGAAGGAAGGCTTCGGCTTCGCGGACGGCCTGTTCAACGGCTACGACGCGGACAGGCGCAGCTACCCGGACAAGTCCACCTGGGGCTACGAGATCGGCGCGGACGGCTACGCGGTGGTCGACCCGACGCTGAGCCATCCGCGCTGCGTCTACAACCTGCTCAGGCAGCACTACAGCCGCTACACCCCGGAACTGGTCAGCCGCATCTGCGGCACGCCGCAGGACACCATGCTCAAGGTCTGGGAGGCCATCGCCGAGACCTCGGCGCCCGGCAAGGCGATGACCATCATGTATGCGCTGGGCTGGACCCAGCACACGGTGGGCTCGCAGATGATCCGCACCGGCGCCATGGTGCAGCTGCTGCTCGGCAACATCGGCATGCCCGGCGGCGGGATGAACGCCCTGCGCGGTCACTCCAACATCCAGGGCCTGACCGACCTGGGCCTGCTGTCCAACCTGCTGCCCGGCTACCTGACCCTGGCCGGCGACGCCGAGCAGGACTATCCCGCCTACATCGCCAAACGCACGCAGAAGCCACTGCGTCCGGGGCAGCTGTCCTACTGGCAGAACTACGAGAAGTTCCACGTCAGCCTGATGAAGGCCTGGTTCGGCAAGAGCGCCACCGCTGAGAACGACTGGGCCTACGACTGGCTGCCCAAGCTGGACGTGCCCGGCTACGACGTGCTCAAGGTGTTCGACATGATGTTCCAGGGGCAGGTCAACGGCTACTTCTGCCAGGGCTTCAACCCGATCGCCGCCTTCCCCAACAAGGCCAAGGTCGGCGCGGCGCTGGCCAGGCTCAAGTACCTGGTGATCATGGACCCGCTGGTCACCGACACCTCGGAGTTCTGGCGCAACGCCGGCGAGTTCAACGACGTCGACACGGCGAGCATCCAGACCACGGTGTTCCGCCTGCCGACCACCTGCTTCGCCGAGGAGGACGGATCCTTGGTCAACAGCGGGCGCTGGCTGCAGTGGCACTGGAAGGCCGCCGAGCCGCCGGGTGAGGCGCGCACCGACATCGCCATCATGGCCGGGCTGTTCCATCGCCTGCGCGCGCTGTACACGACGGAGGGCGGCGCCTTCCCCGAGCCGATCCTCGGCCTCGACTGGCCCTACCTGCGCCCGGACGAGCCGGGGCCGGACGAGCTGGCCCGCGAGTTCAGCGGCAAGGCGCTGGCCGACGTCGTCGATCCCGCCTCCGGCGCCGTGCTGGCCAGGGCCGGCGAACAGCTGGCGGGTTTTGCCCAACTGCGCGCCGACGGCTCGACCGCCAGCGGCTGCTGGATCTTCAGCGGCAGCTGGACCCAGGCCGGCAACCAGATGGCGCGGCGCGACAACGCCGACCCCTACGGCATGGGCCAGACCCTCGGCTGGGCCTGGGCGTGGCCGGCCAACCGGCGCATCCTCTACAACCGCGCCTCGGCCGCCCCCTCGGGCCAGCCGTGGGACCCGGTGAAGAAGCGCCTGGTGTGGTGGAACGGCAAGAGCTGGGGCGGCACCGACGTGCCCGACTTCAAGGCCGACTCGGCGCCGGAGGAGGGCATGAACCCGTTCATCATGAACCCCGAAGGGGTGGCGCGCCTGTTCGCCGTCGACAAGATGGCCGAGGGGCCGTTCCCCGAGCACTACGAGCCGTTCGAGACGCCGATCGGGCGCAACCCGCTGCACGACAACGCCCAGGCGGTCAGCAACCCGGCGGCACGGGTGTTCAAGAACGACCTGGAGCTGTTCGGCAAGGCGGAGGAATTCCCCTACGCGGCCACCACCTACCGGCTGACCGAGCACTTCCACTACTGGACCAAGCACTGCCGGCTCGCCGCCATCACCCAGCCCGAGCAGTTCGTCGAGATCGGCGAGACTCTGGCCAAGGAGCTGGGCATCAAGGCCGGCGACCGCGTCAGGGTCAGCTCCAACCGCGGCTACATCAAGGCGGTGGCGGTGGTGACCAAGCGCCTGCGGCCGCTGACGGTGGACGGCAGGACCGTGCACCACGTCGGCATCCCGATCCACTGGGGCTTCACCGGGGTGGCGAAGAACGGCTTCATCACCAACACCCTGACCCCCTTCGTCGGCGACGGCAACACGCAGACGCCGGAGTTCAAGTCGTTCCTCGTCAACGTGGAGAAGGTGTGA